From Fundulus heteroclitus isolate FHET01 chromosome 5, MU-UCD_Fhet_4.1, whole genome shotgun sequence, a single genomic window includes:
- the LOC105934070 gene encoding carbohydrate sulfotransferase 12 isoform X2 — protein MGTWRGLRVAFVLGSLFMVLLIIAYWDDVGGPNLYPFQDPKHKSLPSGWRGPSTTVSPASSSVIQVQTRASVAGSSNAEIPPEETPEKPAGETQTRKEGEGEGDEEREQEARKQRIVDVCSGKEALEFPGRTRAFEQIPFRELDHLIVDDTHQIIYCYVPKVACTNWKRIMVVLSQSLISPVTGKPYTDPQSVPADLVHNSSLHLTFAKPNEDFYRQFGSVMLRRYGNASGSVAETAAEAFAAGIKPTFRQFVTYLLDPETERESIFNEHWRQVYRLCHPCQVKYDFIGRLETLESDSEQLLKLLKVDHLLQFPSGPRNRTAASWETDWFAEIPITERRELYKLYKPDFELFGYATPDSVLHH, from the exons ATGGGAACATGGCGCGGACTACGAGTGGCTTTCGTCCTGGGCTCTTTGTTCATGGTTCTGCTCATCATTGCCTACTGGGACGATGTTGGCGGACCCAACCTCTACCCGTTTCAGGATCCGAAACACAAATCGCTTCCCTCCGGTTGGAGGGGCCCGAGCACCACCGTCTCTCCAGCGTCTTCGTCCGTCATCCAGGTACAGACCCGCGCCTCCGTCGCTGGCTCCAGCAACGCCGAGATCCCCCCGGAAGAAACGCCCGAAAAGCCTGCAGGTGAGACGCAGacgaggaaggaaggagaaggagaaggagacgAGGAGAGGGAACAGGAGGCGAGGAAGCAGAGGATTGTTGACGTGTGCTCGGGGAAGGAGGCGCTGGAATTTCCCGGAAGGACTCGGGCATTTGAACAGATCCCCTTCAGGGAGCTGGATCATCTGATAGTGGATGATACACACCAGATAATCTACTGCTATGTTCCCAAG GTGGCCTGCACCAACTGGAAGAGAATCATGGTGGTCCTGTCTCAGTCCCTGATCTCACCCGTCACAGGGAAACCCTACACTGACCCGCAGTCTGTGCCTGCTGATCTCGTGCACAACTCCTCTCTACACCTCACCTTTGCTAA GCCCAACGAGGACTTCTACAGGCAATTTGGTTCAGTTATGCTGCGTCGGTACGGAAATGCGTCTGGAAGTGTGGCAGAGACGGCCGCTGAGGCATTCGCAGCGGGAATCAAACCGACGTTTCGTCAGTTCGTCACGTACCTGCTGGATCCAGAAACGGAGAGGGAGAGCATCTTTAACGAGCACTGGCGGCAG GTGTATCGTTTGTGTCATCCTTGTCAGGTGAAGTATGACTTCATAGGACGGCTGGAGACCCTGGAATCAGACTCAGAGCAActgctgaagctgctgaagGTGGATCACCTGCTGCAGTTCCCATCAGGTCCTCGAAACCGCACGGCAGCCAGCTGGGAAACGGACTGGTTTGCAGAGATCCCCATTACAGAGAGGAGAGAGCTGTACAAACTATATAAGCCAGACTTTGAGCTATTTGGCTACGCCACACCAGACAGTGTGCTCCACCACTAG
- the LOC105934070 gene encoding carbohydrate sulfotransferase 12 isoform X1: MGTWRGLRVAFVLGSLFMVLLIIAYWDDVGGPNLYPFQDPKHKSLPSGWRGPSTTVSPASSSVIQVQTRASVAGSSNAEIPPEETPEKPAGETQTRKEGEGEGDEEREQEARKQRIVDVCSGKEALEFPGRTRAFEQIPFRELDHLIVDDTHQIIYCYVPKVACTNWKRIMVVLSQSLISPVTGKPYTDPQSVPADLVHNSSLHLTFAKFWRHYGSLSRHLMALKLQHYTKFLFVRDPFVRLISAFRNKLGRPNEDFYRQFGSVMLRRYGNASGSVAETAAEAFAAGIKPTFRQFVTYLLDPETERESIFNEHWRQVYRLCHPCQVKYDFIGRLETLESDSEQLLKLLKVDHLLQFPSGPRNRTAASWETDWFAEIPITERRELYKLYKPDFELFGYATPDSVLHH, encoded by the exons ATGGGAACATGGCGCGGACTACGAGTGGCTTTCGTCCTGGGCTCTTTGTTCATGGTTCTGCTCATCATTGCCTACTGGGACGATGTTGGCGGACCCAACCTCTACCCGTTTCAGGATCCGAAACACAAATCGCTTCCCTCCGGTTGGAGGGGCCCGAGCACCACCGTCTCTCCAGCGTCTTCGTCCGTCATCCAGGTACAGACCCGCGCCTCCGTCGCTGGCTCCAGCAACGCCGAGATCCCCCCGGAAGAAACGCCCGAAAAGCCTGCAGGTGAGACGCAGacgaggaaggaaggagaaggagaaggagacgAGGAGAGGGAACAGGAGGCGAGGAAGCAGAGGATTGTTGACGTGTGCTCGGGGAAGGAGGCGCTGGAATTTCCCGGAAGGACTCGGGCATTTGAACAGATCCCCTTCAGGGAGCTGGATCATCTGATAGTGGATGATACACACCAGATAATCTACTGCTATGTTCCCAAG GTGGCCTGCACCAACTGGAAGAGAATCATGGTGGTCCTGTCTCAGTCCCTGATCTCACCCGTCACAGGGAAACCCTACACTGACCCGCAGTCTGTGCCTGCTGATCTCGTGCACAACTCCTCTCTACACCTCACCTTTGCTAA GTTTTGGCGTCACTATGGGTCACTTTCACGCCACCTCATGGCGCTCAAGCTTCAGCACTACACCAAGTTTCTGTTTGTACGAGACCCCTTTGTGCGTCTTATCTCCGCATTCAGGAACAAGCTTGGGAG GCCCAACGAGGACTTCTACAGGCAATTTGGTTCAGTTATGCTGCGTCGGTACGGAAATGCGTCTGGAAGTGTGGCAGAGACGGCCGCTGAGGCATTCGCAGCGGGAATCAAACCGACGTTTCGTCAGTTCGTCACGTACCTGCTGGATCCAGAAACGGAGAGGGAGAGCATCTTTAACGAGCACTGGCGGCAG GTGTATCGTTTGTGTCATCCTTGTCAGGTGAAGTATGACTTCATAGGACGGCTGGAGACCCTGGAATCAGACTCAGAGCAActgctgaagctgctgaagGTGGATCACCTGCTGCAGTTCCCATCAGGTCCTCGAAACCGCACGGCAGCCAGCTGGGAAACGGACTGGTTTGCAGAGATCCCCATTACAGAGAGGAGAGAGCTGTACAAACTATATAAGCCAGACTTTGAGCTATTTGGCTACGCCACACCAGACAGTGTGCTCCACCACTAG